The nucleotide window GTGGCACGTGGACGAAGCTCGAGGATGGACGTGTGCGCCAGTTTTTTGAACAGCAGGATGCCGCCGGCAACTGGACGCCTTGGTTCGAGGGGTTCTATACAAAACGCGCAACGGCCACCGAAAAAAATGACGGATAGACGCGTCGGCGACGCGTGGTGATCACGCAACGCACCATTACCGCAAATGCCTTTAATTAGGCACTGGCTGCGCGAGCGGGGCTCCGTTTAGTCCGTTCTACTCGCTGTTCGGCGTATCGCCGGTTTCGGCGTCACCCTCGCTTTGTGATTATACTGTCGTGGAAAGAAAGGATGCGGGCCAATTGCCAACGTATCCGATTACGACATTCTCATTTGGGAGGGAAGCATGCAAAGACGCACAACAATAGGATTTTGTTTGGCTATGTTGCTGACACTGTCAGCGCAGGCCGCCGAACTCAGCTATTCAGGTGAAGTGACCGATGTAACGGGCGCGTTCGTCGCGTTAACGCCGGTCGGAACGGAAGTGGGTGGACCGATTGAAGTCGATGATGCCGCGTTGGCAGCCGGCAGCATCGGCATTGCTGATATCACGAGCATCAACGTCAACGTGGGCGGCTTTTGTTTTGCCACGGGTGGTGGCGATTGCGGTGGAGTGGGCGCACCTGTGCCGATCACGAGTATCGACAGCGCGGCGATTACTGGTACCTCCGGTATACTCGGTGGTTCCTTTTCGGTGACGGCGTTTTCACCGACGTTTATGGTGTCGATTCCGATCGAATTTGATCTGGACAACGGCAGTTTTTCCGCGGATGGCGATGCGCTCGGAACGGTCGCCGGCATTGGTATGCTCGAAGCGGCTGCGCCTCCGGCTGATACGGACGCCGATGGTGTGGGTGACTTAACCGACAACTGCACGTTAGTGCCGAACCCCGACCAAATCGACACCAACGGTGATGGTATTGGCAATCGCTGTGACGCCGATGTCAACAATGACTGCATTATCAATTTCATCGACATTTCGATGTTTACGCCACGTTTTAATACAGCGACTGGTGA belongs to Pseudomonadota bacterium and includes:
- a CDS encoding thrombospondin type 3 repeat-containing protein, with protein sequence MQRRTTIGFCLAMLLTLSAQAAELSYSGEVTDVTGAFVALTPVGTEVGGPIEVDDAALAAGSIGIADITSINVNVGGFCFATGGGDCGGVGAPVPITSIDSAAITGTSGILGGSFSVTAFSPTFMVSIPIEFDLDNGSFSADGDALGTVAGIGMLEAAAPPADTDADGVGDLTDNCTLVPNPDQIDTNGDGIGNRCDADVNNDCIINFIDISMFTPRFNTATGDPGYDPDYDIDSSGSLNFVDYIAYTSNFQMTPGPSATPCGVPSQ